The following coding sequences are from one Musa acuminata AAA Group cultivar baxijiao chromosome BXJ2-4, Cavendish_Baxijiao_AAA, whole genome shotgun sequence window:
- the LOC103981007 gene encoding DNA topoisomerase 6 subunit B isoform X1, with the protein MDSSRGSSDELKRTNKGRSKTNCMAKENLLKQKSPAEFFAENKNIAGFDNPGKSLYTTVRELVENALDSAESISQLPDIELIIEEITKNKFNTMIGLVDRQRVDEELYDDFETTKAREKRLAKEARMQEIQAKNVALGKKLKEPPAIKSGKGRGEASFFKVTCKDNGRGMPHDEIPNMFGRVLSGTKYGLKQTRGKFGLGAKMALIWSKMSTGLPIEILSATRGQNYASFCRLDIDIHQNIPHVHLHEKRENKDKWHGAEIQIIIEGNWTTYRSKILHYMRQMAVITPYSQFFFKFIAGISEKNLTIRFARRTDVMPPAPLETKHHPSAVDILLIKRLIAETSKQTLQQFLQHEFVNISKSYAERLVGEMGPDFGPKMAVKNLTSHQIVRIHQLFRQAKFDDPSGDCLSPAGEYNLRLGIIKELQPDMVATCSSSPQVFEGHPFIVEAGISLGGKDVKQGLNIFRFANRIPLLFEQGADVVTRTAMKKINWSSYKINQMQDKIGVFVSIVSTKVPFKGTGKEYIGDDITEISSAVKSAIKQCCLQLRSKIVKKLQARERQERKRNLTRYIPDASRAIMDVLEEMAQNYEPKRQRYDKEDDELLNKIASNEITEATFGESLSQYVEQVDYDMALEYATQSGASEEPREPIYLSSLEGSYISKTTGKLSYHSERLNLHQYLCRREKNLITAAG; encoded by the exons ATGGATTCTAGCCGAGGAAGCTCGGATGAGTTGAAGAGGACAAATAAGGGCAGATCGAAGACGAATTGCATGGCAAAAGAAAACCTTTTGAAGCAGA aaTCCCCGGCTGAGTTCTTCGCTGAGAACAAGAACATAGCTGGATTCGACAAT CCTGGAAAATCATTATACACAACCGTGAGAGAACTTGTGGAAAATGCTCTTGATTCGGCCGAGTCTATTTCTCAGCTCCCAGATATCGAGTTAATAAT AGAAGAGATCACTAAGAACAAATTCAACACAATGATTGGTCTTGTTGATCGACAGCGTGTTGATGAAGAACTTTATGATGATTTTGAGACTACTAAGGCTCGTGAG AAGCGTCTTGCCAAAGAGGCTCGTATGCAAGAAATTCAAGCTAAGAATGTTGCCCTTGGGAAGAAGCTGAAAGAACCTCCTGCTATCAAGAGTGGGAAAGGTCGAGGTGAAGCATCATTCTTTAAAGTAACCTGTAAG GATAACGGAAGAGGGATGCCACATGATGAAATCCCAAATATGTTTGGAAGAG TTCTCTCTGGTACAAAATATGGGTTAAAACAAACACGTGGGAAATTTGGACTTGGTGCAAAAATG GCATTGATTTGGTCTAAGATGAGCACAGGGCTTCCCATCGAGATTCTGTCAGCTACAAGGGGCCAAAATTATGCATCTTTTTGTCGATTAGACATCGATATACATCA AAACATTCCTCATGTTCATCTACATGAAAAAAGGGAAAACAAAGACAAGTGGCATGGAGCTGAAATTCAAATTATCATCGAGGGCAACTGGACTACTTATCGT TCAAAGATTCTTCATTATATGCGGCAGATGGCTGTGATCACCCCTTATTCTCAgttcttttttaaatttattgCAGGCATTTCAGA AAAGAATTTGACAATTAGATTTGCACGAAGAACAGATGTAATGCCTCCAGCTCCTCTTGAGACAAAGCACCACCCCTCTGCTGTTGATATACTACTCATCAAACGCCTTATTGCAGAAACTTCAAAGCAAACACTTCAGCAATTTCTTCAACATGAATTTGTAAATATAAGCAAGTCATATGCTGAACGTTTAGTGG GGGAAATGGGCCCTGATTTTGGTCCAAAAATGGCTGTGAAAAATCTAACATCTCATCAAATTGTTCGGATTCATCAACTATTTCGTCAGGCTAAATTTGATGATCCTAGTGGTGAT TGTCTTAGTCCAGCAGGGGAATACAATCTCCGTCTTGGAATCATTAAGGAGCTGCAGCCAGACATGGTTGCCACTTGTTCAAGCAG TCCCCAGGTTTTTGAAGGGCATCCATTCATTGTTGAAGCTGGAATTAGCCTTGGCGGAAAAGATGTAAAACAA GGTCTTAATATATTCCGTTTTGCAAATCGTATACCACTTTTATTTGAGCAAGGAGCAGACGTCGTCACAAGAACTGCTATGAAAAAGATCAA CTGGAGTAGTTACAAGATCAATCAGATGCAAGATAAAATTGGTGTGTTTGTAAGCATTGTAAGCACAAAAGTACCCTTCAAAGGAACTGGGAAGGAATATATTGGAGATGATATTACTGAAATTTCTTCAGCAGTCAAG TCTGCTATCAAACAATGTTGTCTTCAACTGAGATCTAAAATAGTGAAGAAACTTCAAGCTCGTGAACGACAGGAGAGGAAACGCAATCTGACCAG GTACATTCCAGATGCTTCAAGAGCCATCATGGACGTCCTTGAAGAAATGGCTCAGAATTATGAACCGAAGAGGCAGCGCTATGACAAAGAGGACGATGAACTTTTAAATAAAATAGCATCCAATGAGATAACGGAGGCGACCTTCGGAGAAAGcctttctcaatatgttgagcag gtGGATTATGACATGGCCTTGGAATATGCTACACAAAGTGGAGCAAGCGAGGAACCAAGGGAACCCATTTATTTAAGTTCACTCGAAGGCTCCTACA TTTCCAAAACCACAGGGAAGCTGAGTTATCATAGCGAAAGGCTGAATCTGCACCAGTATTTATGCAGAAGAGAGAAAAACTTGATAACCGCTGCTGGCTGA
- the LOC103981007 gene encoding DNA topoisomerase 6 subunit B isoform X4, which yields MIGLVDRQRVDEELYDDFETTKAREKRLAKEARMQEIQAKNVALGKKLKEPPAIKSGKGRGEASFFKVTCKDNGRGMPHDEIPNMFGRVLSGTKYGLKQTRGKFGLGAKMALIWSKMSTGLPIEILSATRGQNYASFCRLDIDIHQNIPHVHLHEKRENKDKWHGAEIQIIIEGNWTTYRSKILHYMRQMAVITPYSQFFFKFIAGISEKNLTIRFARRTDVMPPAPLETKHHPSAVDILLIKRLIAETSKQTLQQFLQHEFVNISKSYAERLVGEMGPDFGPKMAVKNLTSHQIVRIHQLFRQAKFDDPSGDCLSPAGEYNLRLGIIKELQPDMVATCSSSPQVFEGHPFIVEAGISLGGKDVKQGLNIFRFANRIPLLFEQGADVVTRTAMKKINWSSYKINQMQDKIGVFVSIVSTKVPFKGTGKEYIGDDITEISSAVKSAIKQCCLQLRSKIVKKLQARERQERKRNLTRYIPDASRAIMDVLEEMAQNYEPKRQRYDKEDDELLNKIASNEITEATFGESLSQYVEQVDYDMALEYATQSGASEEPREPIYLSSLEGSYISKTTGKLSYHSERLNLHQYLCRREKNLITAAG from the exons ATGATTGGTCTTGTTGATCGACAGCGTGTTGATGAAGAACTTTATGATGATTTTGAGACTACTAAGGCTCGTGAG AAGCGTCTTGCCAAAGAGGCTCGTATGCAAGAAATTCAAGCTAAGAATGTTGCCCTTGGGAAGAAGCTGAAAGAACCTCCTGCTATCAAGAGTGGGAAAGGTCGAGGTGAAGCATCATTCTTTAAAGTAACCTGTAAG GATAACGGAAGAGGGATGCCACATGATGAAATCCCAAATATGTTTGGAAGAG TTCTCTCTGGTACAAAATATGGGTTAAAACAAACACGTGGGAAATTTGGACTTGGTGCAAAAATG GCATTGATTTGGTCTAAGATGAGCACAGGGCTTCCCATCGAGATTCTGTCAGCTACAAGGGGCCAAAATTATGCATCTTTTTGTCGATTAGACATCGATATACATCA AAACATTCCTCATGTTCATCTACATGAAAAAAGGGAAAACAAAGACAAGTGGCATGGAGCTGAAATTCAAATTATCATCGAGGGCAACTGGACTACTTATCGT TCAAAGATTCTTCATTATATGCGGCAGATGGCTGTGATCACCCCTTATTCTCAgttcttttttaaatttattgCAGGCATTTCAGA AAAGAATTTGACAATTAGATTTGCACGAAGAACAGATGTAATGCCTCCAGCTCCTCTTGAGACAAAGCACCACCCCTCTGCTGTTGATATACTACTCATCAAACGCCTTATTGCAGAAACTTCAAAGCAAACACTTCAGCAATTTCTTCAACATGAATTTGTAAATATAAGCAAGTCATATGCTGAACGTTTAGTGG GGGAAATGGGCCCTGATTTTGGTCCAAAAATGGCTGTGAAAAATCTAACATCTCATCAAATTGTTCGGATTCATCAACTATTTCGTCAGGCTAAATTTGATGATCCTAGTGGTGAT TGTCTTAGTCCAGCAGGGGAATACAATCTCCGTCTTGGAATCATTAAGGAGCTGCAGCCAGACATGGTTGCCACTTGTTCAAGCAG TCCCCAGGTTTTTGAAGGGCATCCATTCATTGTTGAAGCTGGAATTAGCCTTGGCGGAAAAGATGTAAAACAA GGTCTTAATATATTCCGTTTTGCAAATCGTATACCACTTTTATTTGAGCAAGGAGCAGACGTCGTCACAAGAACTGCTATGAAAAAGATCAA CTGGAGTAGTTACAAGATCAATCAGATGCAAGATAAAATTGGTGTGTTTGTAAGCATTGTAAGCACAAAAGTACCCTTCAAAGGAACTGGGAAGGAATATATTGGAGATGATATTACTGAAATTTCTTCAGCAGTCAAG TCTGCTATCAAACAATGTTGTCTTCAACTGAGATCTAAAATAGTGAAGAAACTTCAAGCTCGTGAACGACAGGAGAGGAAACGCAATCTGACCAG GTACATTCCAGATGCTTCAAGAGCCATCATGGACGTCCTTGAAGAAATGGCTCAGAATTATGAACCGAAGAGGCAGCGCTATGACAAAGAGGACGATGAACTTTTAAATAAAATAGCATCCAATGAGATAACGGAGGCGACCTTCGGAGAAAGcctttctcaatatgttgagcag gtGGATTATGACATGGCCTTGGAATATGCTACACAAAGTGGAGCAAGCGAGGAACCAAGGGAACCCATTTATTTAAGTTCACTCGAAGGCTCCTACA TTTCCAAAACCACAGGGAAGCTGAGTTATCATAGCGAAAGGCTGAATCTGCACCAGTATTTATGCAGAAGAGAGAAAAACTTGATAACCGCTGCTGGCTGA
- the LOC135609152 gene encoding cytochrome b561 and DOMON domain-containing protein At5g47530-like, with translation MATPFKLLCILFALTSSTSLLPSSCAQTCSGYTFSDNKVFSSCTDLPHLGASLYYDRDASANTVSVAFKAPQTSTGWVAWGLNPNATKMVGSQAIVAFLHSNGSMMAYPTQLDSYAPSMAPAALSFPVNDVSAEYVNKEMIIFATLGLVGGGTKFNQVWQEGSTVLNDVPKAHSTRGDNIKSLGTIDFQ, from the coding sequence ATGGCAACTCCATTCAAACTCCTCTGTATTCTCTTCGCACTAACGTCCTCCACGTCCCTTCTCCCTTCTTCCTGCGCTCAAACCTGCTCCGGTTACACCTTCTCTGACAACAAAGTCTTCAGCTCATGTACTGACCTCCCTCACTTGGGTGCCTCCCTCTACTACGACCGTGATGCCTCCGCGAACACGGTATCCGTTGCATTCAAGGCCCCTCAGACCTCCACCGGTTGGGTTGCATGGGGACTCAACCCAAACGCCACCAAGATGGTCGGCTCGCAGGCCATCGTCGCATTTCTCCACTCCAACGGGAGCATGATGGCCTACCCGACGCAGCTTGATAGCTACGCCCCGTCGATGGCCCCCGCGGCGCTGAGCTTTCCGGTGAACGACGTGTCGGCGGAGTATGTCAACAAGGAGATGATCATCTTCGCTACCTTGGGGCTCGTCGGTGGAGGCACCAAGTTCAACCAGGTCTGGCAGGAGGGCAGCACTGTGTTGAATGACGTACCCAAGGCCCATTCTACCCGCGGCGACAACATCAAATCCTTGGGCACTATCGATTTCCAGTAA
- the LOC103981007 gene encoding DNA topoisomerase 6 subunit B isoform X2: protein MDSSRGSSDELKRTNKGRSKTNCMAKENLLKQKSPAEFFAENKNIAGFDNPGKSLYTTVRELVENALDSAESISQLPDIELIIEEITKNKFNTMIGLVDRQRVDEELYDDFETTKAREKRLAKEARMQEIQAKNVALGKKLKEPPAIKSGKGRGEASFFKVTCKDNGRGMPHDEIPNMFGRVLSGTKYGLKQTRGKFGLGAKMALIWSKMSTGLPIEILSATRGQNYASFCRLDIDIHQNIPHVHLHEKRENKDKWHGAEIQIIIEGNWTTYRSKILHYMRQMAVITPYSQFFFKFIAGISEKNLTIRFARRTDVMPPAPLETKHHPSAVDILLIKRLIAETSKQTLQQFLQHEFVNISKSYAERLVGEMGPDFGPKMAVKNLTSHQIVRIHQLFRQAKFDDPSGDCLSPAGEYNLRLGIIKELQPDMVATCSSSPQVFEGHPFIVEAGISLGGKDVKQGLNIFRFANRIPLLFEQGADVVTRTAMKKINWSSYKINQMQDKIGVFVSIVSTKVPFKGTGKEYIGDDITEISSAVKSAIKQCCLQLRSKIVKKLQARERQERKRNLTRYIPDASRAIMDVLEEMAQNYEPKRQRYDKEDDELLNKIASNEITEATFGESLSQYVEQVDYDMALEYATQSGASEEPREPIYLSSLEGSYSYVDLHSPVFVFRLIT from the exons ATGGATTCTAGCCGAGGAAGCTCGGATGAGTTGAAGAGGACAAATAAGGGCAGATCGAAGACGAATTGCATGGCAAAAGAAAACCTTTTGAAGCAGA aaTCCCCGGCTGAGTTCTTCGCTGAGAACAAGAACATAGCTGGATTCGACAAT CCTGGAAAATCATTATACACAACCGTGAGAGAACTTGTGGAAAATGCTCTTGATTCGGCCGAGTCTATTTCTCAGCTCCCAGATATCGAGTTAATAAT AGAAGAGATCACTAAGAACAAATTCAACACAATGATTGGTCTTGTTGATCGACAGCGTGTTGATGAAGAACTTTATGATGATTTTGAGACTACTAAGGCTCGTGAG AAGCGTCTTGCCAAAGAGGCTCGTATGCAAGAAATTCAAGCTAAGAATGTTGCCCTTGGGAAGAAGCTGAAAGAACCTCCTGCTATCAAGAGTGGGAAAGGTCGAGGTGAAGCATCATTCTTTAAAGTAACCTGTAAG GATAACGGAAGAGGGATGCCACATGATGAAATCCCAAATATGTTTGGAAGAG TTCTCTCTGGTACAAAATATGGGTTAAAACAAACACGTGGGAAATTTGGACTTGGTGCAAAAATG GCATTGATTTGGTCTAAGATGAGCACAGGGCTTCCCATCGAGATTCTGTCAGCTACAAGGGGCCAAAATTATGCATCTTTTTGTCGATTAGACATCGATATACATCA AAACATTCCTCATGTTCATCTACATGAAAAAAGGGAAAACAAAGACAAGTGGCATGGAGCTGAAATTCAAATTATCATCGAGGGCAACTGGACTACTTATCGT TCAAAGATTCTTCATTATATGCGGCAGATGGCTGTGATCACCCCTTATTCTCAgttcttttttaaatttattgCAGGCATTTCAGA AAAGAATTTGACAATTAGATTTGCACGAAGAACAGATGTAATGCCTCCAGCTCCTCTTGAGACAAAGCACCACCCCTCTGCTGTTGATATACTACTCATCAAACGCCTTATTGCAGAAACTTCAAAGCAAACACTTCAGCAATTTCTTCAACATGAATTTGTAAATATAAGCAAGTCATATGCTGAACGTTTAGTGG GGGAAATGGGCCCTGATTTTGGTCCAAAAATGGCTGTGAAAAATCTAACATCTCATCAAATTGTTCGGATTCATCAACTATTTCGTCAGGCTAAATTTGATGATCCTAGTGGTGAT TGTCTTAGTCCAGCAGGGGAATACAATCTCCGTCTTGGAATCATTAAGGAGCTGCAGCCAGACATGGTTGCCACTTGTTCAAGCAG TCCCCAGGTTTTTGAAGGGCATCCATTCATTGTTGAAGCTGGAATTAGCCTTGGCGGAAAAGATGTAAAACAA GGTCTTAATATATTCCGTTTTGCAAATCGTATACCACTTTTATTTGAGCAAGGAGCAGACGTCGTCACAAGAACTGCTATGAAAAAGATCAA CTGGAGTAGTTACAAGATCAATCAGATGCAAGATAAAATTGGTGTGTTTGTAAGCATTGTAAGCACAAAAGTACCCTTCAAAGGAACTGGGAAGGAATATATTGGAGATGATATTACTGAAATTTCTTCAGCAGTCAAG TCTGCTATCAAACAATGTTGTCTTCAACTGAGATCTAAAATAGTGAAGAAACTTCAAGCTCGTGAACGACAGGAGAGGAAACGCAATCTGACCAG GTACATTCCAGATGCTTCAAGAGCCATCATGGACGTCCTTGAAGAAATGGCTCAGAATTATGAACCGAAGAGGCAGCGCTATGACAAAGAGGACGATGAACTTTTAAATAAAATAGCATCCAATGAGATAACGGAGGCGACCTTCGGAGAAAGcctttctcaatatgttgagcag gtGGATTATGACATGGCCTTGGAATATGCTACACAAAGTGGAGCAAGCGAGGAACCAAGGGAACCCATTTATTTAAGTTCACTCGAAGGCTCCTACAGTTACGTGGACCTTCATAGCCCTGTTTTCGTTTTTAGACTAATTACTTAg
- the LOC103981007 gene encoding DNA topoisomerase 6 subunit B isoform X3: protein MDSSRGSSDELKRTNKGRSKTNCMAKENLLKQKSPAEFFAENKNIAGFDNKRLAKEARMQEIQAKNVALGKKLKEPPAIKSGKGRGEASFFKVTCKDNGRGMPHDEIPNMFGRVLSGTKYGLKQTRGKFGLGAKMALIWSKMSTGLPIEILSATRGQNYASFCRLDIDIHQNIPHVHLHEKRENKDKWHGAEIQIIIEGNWTTYRSKILHYMRQMAVITPYSQFFFKFIAGISEKNLTIRFARRTDVMPPAPLETKHHPSAVDILLIKRLIAETSKQTLQQFLQHEFVNISKSYAERLVGEMGPDFGPKMAVKNLTSHQIVRIHQLFRQAKFDDPSGDCLSPAGEYNLRLGIIKELQPDMVATCSSSPQVFEGHPFIVEAGISLGGKDVKQGLNIFRFANRIPLLFEQGADVVTRTAMKKINWSSYKINQMQDKIGVFVSIVSTKVPFKGTGKEYIGDDITEISSAVKSAIKQCCLQLRSKIVKKLQARERQERKRNLTRYIPDASRAIMDVLEEMAQNYEPKRQRYDKEDDELLNKIASNEITEATFGESLSQYVEQVDYDMALEYATQSGASEEPREPIYLSSLEGSYISKTTGKLSYHSERLNLHQYLCRREKNLITAAG from the exons ATGGATTCTAGCCGAGGAAGCTCGGATGAGTTGAAGAGGACAAATAAGGGCAGATCGAAGACGAATTGCATGGCAAAAGAAAACCTTTTGAAGCAGA aaTCCCCGGCTGAGTTCTTCGCTGAGAACAAGAACATAGCTGGATTCGACAAT AAGCGTCTTGCCAAAGAGGCTCGTATGCAAGAAATTCAAGCTAAGAATGTTGCCCTTGGGAAGAAGCTGAAAGAACCTCCTGCTATCAAGAGTGGGAAAGGTCGAGGTGAAGCATCATTCTTTAAAGTAACCTGTAAG GATAACGGAAGAGGGATGCCACATGATGAAATCCCAAATATGTTTGGAAGAG TTCTCTCTGGTACAAAATATGGGTTAAAACAAACACGTGGGAAATTTGGACTTGGTGCAAAAATG GCATTGATTTGGTCTAAGATGAGCACAGGGCTTCCCATCGAGATTCTGTCAGCTACAAGGGGCCAAAATTATGCATCTTTTTGTCGATTAGACATCGATATACATCA AAACATTCCTCATGTTCATCTACATGAAAAAAGGGAAAACAAAGACAAGTGGCATGGAGCTGAAATTCAAATTATCATCGAGGGCAACTGGACTACTTATCGT TCAAAGATTCTTCATTATATGCGGCAGATGGCTGTGATCACCCCTTATTCTCAgttcttttttaaatttattgCAGGCATTTCAGA AAAGAATTTGACAATTAGATTTGCACGAAGAACAGATGTAATGCCTCCAGCTCCTCTTGAGACAAAGCACCACCCCTCTGCTGTTGATATACTACTCATCAAACGCCTTATTGCAGAAACTTCAAAGCAAACACTTCAGCAATTTCTTCAACATGAATTTGTAAATATAAGCAAGTCATATGCTGAACGTTTAGTGG GGGAAATGGGCCCTGATTTTGGTCCAAAAATGGCTGTGAAAAATCTAACATCTCATCAAATTGTTCGGATTCATCAACTATTTCGTCAGGCTAAATTTGATGATCCTAGTGGTGAT TGTCTTAGTCCAGCAGGGGAATACAATCTCCGTCTTGGAATCATTAAGGAGCTGCAGCCAGACATGGTTGCCACTTGTTCAAGCAG TCCCCAGGTTTTTGAAGGGCATCCATTCATTGTTGAAGCTGGAATTAGCCTTGGCGGAAAAGATGTAAAACAA GGTCTTAATATATTCCGTTTTGCAAATCGTATACCACTTTTATTTGAGCAAGGAGCAGACGTCGTCACAAGAACTGCTATGAAAAAGATCAA CTGGAGTAGTTACAAGATCAATCAGATGCAAGATAAAATTGGTGTGTTTGTAAGCATTGTAAGCACAAAAGTACCCTTCAAAGGAACTGGGAAGGAATATATTGGAGATGATATTACTGAAATTTCTTCAGCAGTCAAG TCTGCTATCAAACAATGTTGTCTTCAACTGAGATCTAAAATAGTGAAGAAACTTCAAGCTCGTGAACGACAGGAGAGGAAACGCAATCTGACCAG GTACATTCCAGATGCTTCAAGAGCCATCATGGACGTCCTTGAAGAAATGGCTCAGAATTATGAACCGAAGAGGCAGCGCTATGACAAAGAGGACGATGAACTTTTAAATAAAATAGCATCCAATGAGATAACGGAGGCGACCTTCGGAGAAAGcctttctcaatatgttgagcag gtGGATTATGACATGGCCTTGGAATATGCTACACAAAGTGGAGCAAGCGAGGAACCAAGGGAACCCATTTATTTAAGTTCACTCGAAGGCTCCTACA TTTCCAAAACCACAGGGAAGCTGAGTTATCATAGCGAAAGGCTGAATCTGCACCAGTATTTATGCAGAAGAGAGAAAAACTTGATAACCGCTGCTGGCTGA
- the LOC135610483 gene encoding FT-interacting protein 7-like codes for MMQRPLRPEEYSLKETSPHLGGGGVSGDKLTTTYDLVEQMQYLYVRVVKAKDLPPKDVTGSCDPYVEVKLGNYKGTTRHFEKKTNPEWNQVFAFSKDRIQASVLEVIVKDKDFIKDDFIGRVLFDLTEVPKRVPPDSPLAPQWYRLEDRKGDKGKGELMLAVWMGTQADEAFPDSWHSDAATIPSDGLANIRSKVYLTPKLWYLRVNVIEAQDLIPYEKNRFPEVFVKVMLGNQALRTRISQSRTLNPMWNEDLMFVAAEPFEEHLVLSVEDRVAPNKDEVLGKAVIPLQKIDRRLDYKPVNSRWYNLEKHVIVEGDQKKKEVKFSSRIHLRICLEGGYHVLDESTHYSSDLRPTAKQLWKPSIGVLELGILSAQGLLPMKTKDGRGTTDAYCVAKYGQKWVRTRTIIDSFAPKWNEQYTWEVYDPCTVITIGVFDNCHLQGGEKAAGTRDTRIGKVRIRLSTLETDRVYTHSYPLIVLLPSGVKKMGEVQLAVRFTCSSLLNILHMYSQPLLPKMHYLHPLSVMQLDNLRHQATQIVSMRLSRAEPPLRKEVVEYMLDVDSHMWSMRKSKANFFRIMGVLSPLVAVGKWFDQICHWKNPLTTILIHVLFVILILYPELILPTIFLYLFLIGVWYFRWRPRQPPYMDTRLSHADTAHPDELDEEFDTFPTSRPPDIVRMRYDRLRSVAGRIQTVVGDLATQGERLQSLLSWRDPRATALFVTFCLVAAVVLYVTPFRVVAFLTGLYVLRHPRFRHKLPSVPLNFFRRLPARTDSML; via the coding sequence ATGATGCAGAGGCCTTTGCGTCCCGAGGAGTACTCCTTAAAGGAGACTTCTCCTCACCTTGGTGGTGGTGGAGTTTCTGGTGACAAGCTCACCACCACCTATGATCTCGTTGAGCAGATGCAGTACCTCTACGTGCGTGTGGTGAAAGCCAAGGACCTTCCACCAAAAGATGTAACCGGAAGCTGTGACCCCTATGTTGAGGTGAAACTTGGGAACTACAAAGGTACAACCCGTCATTTTGAGAAGAAGACTAATCCTGAATGGAACCAGGTCTTTGCCTTTTCCAAGGACCGCATCCAAGCCTCAGTTCTTGAAGTCATTGTAAAGGACAAGGATTTCATCAAGGATGATTTCATCGGAAGAGTCCTGTTTGATCTTACTGAGGTACCGAAGCGGGTTCCTCCTGACAGTCCATTGGCTCCGCAGTGGTACAGATTGGAGGATCGGAAAGGTGACAAAGGTAAGGGGGAGCTGATGTTGGCTGTCTGGATGGGTACTCAAGCTGATGAAGCATTCCCTGATTCTTGGCATTCGGATGCTGCCACTATCCCCAGCGATGGACTTGCTAACATAAGGTCAAAGGTTTACCTTACACCCAAGCTTTGGTATTTAAGGGTTAATGTCATTGAAGCCCAGGATTTAATACCTTATGAAAAGAATAGGTTCCCTGAGGTCTTTGTTAAAGTTATGCTTGGGAACCAGGCTCTGAGAACTAGAATATCACAAAGCAGGACCCTAAATCCTATGTGGAATGAGGATTTGATGTTTGTAGCAGCAGAACCATTTGAGGAGCACTTGGTCTTGAGTGTCGAAGACCGAGTGGCACCCAACAAAGATGAGGTATTAGGGAAAGCAGTAATTCCCTTACAGAAGATAGACAGAAGGTTGGACTACAAGCCAGTCAATAGCAGATGGTATAACCTTGAGAAACATGTGATTGTTGAGGGTGACCAGAAGAAAAAGGAGGTGAAGTTCTCTAGTCGGATTCATTTGAGGATATGTCTGGAAGGAGGTTACCATGTTTTAGACGAGTCAACACACTACAGCAGTGATCTCAGGCCAACAGCGAAACAATTGTGGAAGCCGAGCATAGGGGTTTTGGAACTTGGTATCTTGAGTGCTCAGGGGCTGTTGCCGATGAAGACCAAGGATGGCCGGGGAACGACAGATGCATACTGCGTCGCTAAATATGGACAGAAATGGGTCCGTACAAGGACTATCATAGATAGTTTTGCTCCAAAGTGGAATGAGCAGTACACTTGGGAGGTATATGACCCATGTACTGTCATTACAATAGGTGTGTTTGACAACTGTCACTTGCAAGGAGGGGAGAAAGCAGCTGGTACAAGGGATACTAGGATTGGGAAGGTGCGGATCCGCCTGTCTACGCTTGAAACTGACAGAGTTTACACCCACTCTTATCCTCTTATTGTTTTGCTTCCTTCGGGAGTAAAGAAAATGGGTGAAGTCCAGCTGGCTGTCCGATTtacatgttcttctcttcttaATATTTTGCATATGTATTCCCAGCCGTTGCTGCCAAAGATGCATTACCTCCATCCATTGTCTGTCATGCAGCTTGATAATTTGCGACATCAGGCCACACAGATAGTATCAATGAGATTGAGCCGTGCAGAGCCACCCTTGAGGAAGGAGGTTGTTGAATATATGTTGGATGTGGATTCTCACATGTGGAGTATGCGAAAGAGCAAAGCGAATTTTTTCAGAATCATGGGCGTCTTAAGTCCTCTGGTTGCTGTGGGAAAGTGGTTTGATCAGATTTGCCATTGGAAGAATCCTTTGACTACAATTTTGATCCATGTCCTCTTTGTCATCTTGATCTTATACCCGGAATTGATACTCCCAACAATTTTCCTGTACCTGTTCTTGATTGGAGTCTGGTACTTTCGTTGGCGACCACGGCAGCCTCCTTACATGGACACTCGGTTGTCACATGCAGACACTGCACACCCTGACGAGCTTGATGAGGAGTTTGATACTTTTCCCACATCCCGTCCGCCTGACATTGTGAGGATGAGATATGATCGTTTAAGGAGCGTTGCAGGTAGAATACAAACTGTTGTTGGTGACCTGGCGACACAAGGGGAAAGGTTACAATCTCTGTTGAGCTGGCGGGACCCTAGAGCAACTGCTTTGTTTGTGACATTCTGCTTGGTTGCTGCTGTTGTTCTCTATGTTACACCATTCCGTGTTGTTGCTTTTTTAACAGGTTTGTACgtgttgaggcacccaaggttccGGCATAAGCTTCCATCAGTGCCTCTAAACTTTTTCAGAAGATTGCCTGCTAGAACAGATAGCATGTTATGA